Sequence from the Catenuloplanes indicus genome:
AGCGCGCGTACCCGGACCACCAGTTCTTCGATGGCGAACGGCTTGGGCAGATAGTCGTCCGCGCCGGCCTCGAAGCCGGCCACCCGGTCGGCCAGCTCGTCCAGCGCGGTCAGGAACAGCGCCGGCACGGCGCAGCCCTGCTCCCGCCGCTGTCGCAGGTGGGTGACGGTGTCGCCGTCTGGCAGCATCCGGTCGAGGACCATGCAGTCGTACTCGTTGACGCTGAGCTCCAGGTCGGCCTGGACCCAGTGGCCCGCCTCGTCGACCGCCATCCCGGCGGAGCGCAGTGCGGAGACGACCGCGAACCGTAGATCGGGGTCGTCCTCCACGACCAGAATTCGCATAGCGGGAGGTTAGATCCTCATCCGCGCACGGCACCATTCGTAACGTGCTGTTAACGCAACGTTGACGGACTGGCCAGTGTGGACGCCTGTTCATGAGGATTCCGTGAGATCGGGGTGTGATATTTACCGAGAACTCTTCGGCGGCTCCGCTGCGTATATGCGGCAACACACCATCTCGAGGAGTTCACGGTGAACAGACTTTCGAAGATCGCCGCCGCCGCGCTGGCCGTGACGGTCGGTCTCTCCGGCTGCGTGTCCACGAACGCGGCCGCGGGTGGCGACGCCACCTGTGGTTTCAAGATCGGCTACTTCGGCGCGCTGACCGGTGACAACGCGAACATCGGCCTGGCGCCCCGGGACGGCGCGAAGCTCGCGGTCGACCAGTACAACGCGAAGCACGCGGACTGCACGGCGGAGCTGGTCAACTTCGACTCGCAGGGTGACCCGAAGCAGGCACCCGGCCTGGCGCAGCAGATCGTCCAGGACCCCAAGGTGCTGGGCGTGGTCGGTCCCGGTTTCTCCGGCGAGTCGGAGGCGGCGAACCCCATCCTGAACCAGGGCGGCGTCACGATCATCACGCCGTCCGCGACCCGGCCGAGCCTGGCCAGCCAGGGCTGGCAGGTGTTCCACCGGGCGGTCGGCAACGACGCGACCCAGGGCCCGGCCGCCGGCAAGTACCTCCAGGGCGTGCTGAAGACACAGAAGACCTTCGTCATCGACGACACCGGTGCGTACGGCAAGGGCCTGGCCGACGAGGTGCGCACCGTGCTCGGCGCGGCCGTGGTCAAGAGCGCGACCATCCAGCCGAAGCAGACCGACTTCTCCGCCGTGGTCACCGAGATCAAGTCGACCGGCGCGGACGCGGTCTTCTTCGGCGGCTACTACGCGGAGGCCGGCCCGCTACTGCGCCAGATGCGCACGGCCGGCATCAAGGCCACGTTCGTGGCCGGTGACGGCGTCAAGGACCAGGGCCTGATCGAGGGCGCGGGCGTCGAGGCGGCGCAGGGCGCGGTCCTGACCTGCCCGTGCACGCCGGCGGAGAAGGCCAAGGGCACGTTCCCGGCGGACTTCAAGGCCGCGTTCGGCCGTGACGCCGGCACGTACAGCGCGGAGGGCTACGACGCCGCGAACATCCTGCTGGCCGGCCTCGAGTCCGGCGCCACCACCCGCAAGGCGCTGCTCGACTTCGTGAAGGGCTACTCCGGCGAGGGCGTCGCGGGCCGCTACAAGTTCGACG
This genomic interval carries:
- a CDS encoding branched-chain amino acid ABC transporter substrate-binding protein, yielding MNRLSKIAAAALAVTVGLSGCVSTNAAAGGDATCGFKIGYFGALTGDNANIGLAPRDGAKLAVDQYNAKHADCTAELVNFDSQGDPKQAPGLAQQIVQDPKVLGVVGPGFSGESEAANPILNQGGVTIITPSATRPSLASQGWQVFHRAVGNDATQGPAAGKYLQGVLKTQKTFVIDDTGAYGKGLADEVRTVLGAAVVKSATIQPKQTDFSAVVTEIKSTGADAVFFGGYYAEAGPLLRQMRTAGIKATFVAGDGVKDQGLIEGAGVEAAQGAVLTCPCTPAEKAKGTFPADFKAAFGRDAGTYSAEGYDAANILLAGLESGATTRKALLDFVKGYSGEGVAGRYKFDATGENDISAVSVWAYKVEGEAIVADQQIPLG
- a CDS encoding response regulator transcription factor, which gives rise to MRILVVEDDPDLRFAVVSALRSAGMAVDEAGHWVQADLELSVNEYDCMVLDRMLPDGDTVTHLRQRREQGCAVPALFLTALDELADRVAGFEAGADDYLPKPFAIEELVVRVRALCRRNARTMPAVQRVGGLSVDTARREARRDGVLLTLTPKEFGVLEALVTRHPAAVSRSALREHCWDEFTDPNSNVVDVVIAQLRRKLGDPPVIETVRGVGYRVAAR